The proteins below come from a single Nocardiopsis gilva YIM 90087 genomic window:
- a CDS encoding ABC transporter ATP-binding protein: MAARKASMTSAASTTGPSAERSATPGGPARPTPFRARWTTRLLRSCLRHRALTGAVVLAAVLGTGLGAIGPLVTQVAIDGAVAGRVDHIGALIALLLAAAVLQFAGSFARQFLAGKLALSVQHDLRTAAFASVQRLDGGKQDALRTGQVMSRANIDLQLVQGLLSMAPQALGGGVLIVASLAAMLWLSPPLTVIALVVLALFVVVTVRASGRMFPATWAVQQRTAEIAQHIEETVTGVRVVKGFGQERRETDRLTEQARLLFGERMRVARMQATPSATLGVLPYVGQIAVLLLGGWLALRGDVTIGTLVAFAGYMVTLTAPSGVLSNLVITAQLVRPAAERVYDLTDVRSDIGDAPDAVDVPDDGPIGVELDGVRFGYTRDEPVLEGMSLRVEPGETVAVIGPSGSGKSTVSLLIPRFYDVDDGAIRIGPPGAEVDIRRTRLRSLRQSVGVVFEEPFLFSCSIADNIAYGHPDATREEIRAAARAAGADGFISALPDGYDTRVGERGLTLSGGQRQRVALARTLLSDPRVLLLDDATSAVDTATEAAITATLREVTADRTTVLIAHRRSTLGLADRIAVLDGGRVVDVGTEEELLTRCPLFAELLAGPDQSIDERTPVTGATEQAPGAALLWPDTGAAEGADLDHAGGLPGNVDLPELRERIRRLPAATDRPDPRLAEKRSEPEPRADATANGTGAASGGGDRSAGVWWVLRPVRRLLAVAIALVAADALAVTVLPAMIRSGMDRGVVNGDMTDIAAVSGLALLIVAANWFVLRAQPRVTTRTGESALFALRLRSYRHLQRLGLDYYEREPGGRIMTRMTTDVTALSTFVESGLTIAVVNFATVLGMAVAMLVIDAKLAVAGLAVLPVLLVATLVFRHYSSLAYDRSREEIGDVNADLQENIAGARTSQAHGREESAEKRFSDLSDRYRRTRLRAQRYIALYFPFVTFLGDIATAVVLGVGAYRVASGTLTVGVMVAFLLYLGLFFAPFQQLSVVFDSYQQARVGVRRIGELLRTPVSVPEAATPVPVPPRLRGEVELAVVGFGYPGSEEPALSDVTLHVRPGETIALVGATGAGKSTVVKLIARLYDVTAGRVLVDGVDVRDYAPEAFRRRLGIVPQEPHLFTGDIADNIRYGRPDADDAEVEEAVRAIGALDAIAALPGGFRHRVGERGQGLSTGQRQLIALARVELADPDLLLLDEPTAALDPATEAAVLTAGDRLARSRTTFVVAHRLASAARANRVVVLDQGRVVEVGPHDELCAQEGHYARLWRYGTDPAAIG, encoded by the coding sequence GTGGCCGCCCGAAAGGCGTCGATGACGTCGGCGGCGTCGACGACCGGGCCGTCGGCTGAGCGGTCCGCCACGCCGGGTGGTCCAGCGCGCCCGACCCCCTTCCGGGCGCGCTGGACCACCCGCCTGCTCCGCAGCTGCCTGCGGCACCGCGCTCTGACCGGCGCCGTCGTCCTCGCCGCCGTCCTGGGGACCGGGCTGGGAGCGATCGGGCCGCTGGTCACGCAGGTGGCCATCGACGGCGCGGTCGCCGGACGCGTCGACCACATCGGCGCCCTCATCGCGCTGCTGCTCGCGGCGGCGGTGCTGCAGTTCGCGGGGTCGTTCGCCCGCCAGTTCCTGGCGGGCAAGCTCGCCCTCAGCGTCCAGCACGACCTGCGCACCGCCGCGTTCGCCTCCGTTCAGCGGCTGGACGGCGGAAAGCAGGACGCGCTGCGCACCGGGCAGGTGATGTCGCGTGCCAACATCGATCTGCAGCTGGTGCAGGGGCTGCTGTCGATGGCGCCGCAGGCGCTCGGCGGCGGCGTGCTCATCGTGGCATCGCTGGCCGCGATGCTGTGGCTCTCGCCGCCGCTGACCGTGATCGCGCTGGTCGTGCTCGCCCTGTTCGTGGTCGTCACCGTGCGGGCGAGCGGCCGCATGTTCCCGGCGACGTGGGCGGTGCAGCAGCGCACCGCCGAGATCGCGCAGCACATCGAGGAGACCGTGACCGGGGTCCGCGTGGTCAAGGGCTTCGGACAGGAGCGGCGCGAAACCGATCGCCTCACCGAGCAGGCCCGTCTTCTGTTCGGCGAGCGGATGCGGGTGGCCCGTATGCAGGCCACCCCGAGCGCCACGCTGGGGGTGCTCCCCTACGTCGGACAGATCGCGGTGCTGCTGCTCGGCGGCTGGCTGGCGCTGCGCGGTGACGTGACCATCGGGACGCTCGTGGCGTTCGCGGGATACATGGTCACGCTCACCGCGCCATCCGGAGTGCTGTCCAACCTGGTCATCACGGCGCAGCTGGTGCGCCCGGCCGCCGAGCGCGTCTACGACCTGACCGACGTGCGGTCCGACATCGGCGACGCTCCGGACGCCGTCGACGTGCCCGACGACGGACCGATCGGGGTCGAGCTGGACGGCGTGCGTTTCGGCTACACGCGTGACGAACCGGTGCTGGAGGGCATGTCGCTGCGGGTCGAGCCCGGGGAGACGGTCGCGGTGATCGGCCCCTCCGGTTCGGGCAAGTCGACGGTTTCCCTGCTCATCCCCAGGTTCTACGACGTGGACGACGGCGCGATCCGGATCGGGCCGCCCGGCGCGGAGGTCGACATTCGGCGCACGCGGCTGCGCTCGCTGCGCCAATCGGTCGGGGTGGTGTTCGAGGAGCCGTTCCTGTTCTCCTGCTCGATCGCCGACAACATCGCCTACGGCCACCCGGACGCGACACGTGAGGAGATTCGGGCCGCGGCGCGTGCGGCGGGCGCCGACGGGTTCATCTCGGCGCTGCCCGACGGGTACGACACCCGGGTGGGCGAGCGCGGGCTGACGCTCTCGGGCGGCCAGCGCCAGCGCGTCGCCCTGGCCCGAACCCTGCTGTCCGATCCGCGTGTGCTGCTGCTGGACGACGCCACCTCGGCGGTGGACACCGCCACAGAGGCGGCCATCACCGCCACACTGCGGGAGGTGACGGCCGACCGGACGACGGTGCTCATCGCGCATCGGCGCTCCACGCTGGGGCTGGCCGACCGGATCGCGGTCCTCGACGGCGGCAGGGTCGTCGACGTCGGGACCGAGGAGGAGCTGCTGACCCGCTGCCCGCTGTTCGCGGAGCTGCTGGCCGGGCCGGACCAGTCGATCGACGAACGCACGCCCGTGACGGGCGCGACCGAACAGGCGCCCGGTGCGGCCCTGCTCTGGCCGGACACCGGTGCGGCCGAAGGCGCGGACCTCGATCATGCCGGTGGGCTGCCCGGCAACGTGGACCTCCCTGAGCTGCGGGAGCGGATCCGCCGCCTCCCGGCCGCCACGGATCGGCCCGACCCGCGCCTGGCCGAGAAGCGATCCGAGCCCGAGCCTCGGGCCGATGCCACCGCAAACGGGACCGGCGCCGCGTCCGGCGGCGGCGACCGATCCGCCGGGGTGTGGTGGGTCCTGCGGCCGGTCCGCCGGCTGCTGGCCGTGGCCATCGCGCTGGTAGCCGCCGACGCGCTCGCCGTCACCGTCCTTCCCGCGATGATCCGCTCCGGGATGGACCGGGGCGTGGTCAACGGGGACATGACCGACATCGCGGCCGTCTCCGGCCTCGCGCTGCTGATCGTCGCCGCGAACTGGTTCGTCCTGCGCGCCCAGCCCCGGGTGACCACGCGCACCGGCGAGAGCGCCCTGTTCGCGCTGCGGCTGCGCAGCTACCGGCACCTGCAGCGGCTCGGACTGGACTACTACGAGCGTGAGCCGGGCGGCCGGATCATGACCCGGATGACCACCGACGTGACCGCGCTGTCCACGTTCGTGGAGAGCGGGCTGACCATCGCCGTGGTGAACTTCGCGACGGTGCTCGGCATGGCGGTCGCGATGCTGGTCATCGACGCGAAGCTGGCCGTGGCCGGGCTCGCGGTGCTGCCGGTCCTGCTCGTCGCGACGCTGGTCTTCCGCCACTACTCGTCGCTCGCCTACGACCGGTCGCGCGAGGAGATCGGCGACGTCAACGCCGACCTGCAGGAGAACATCGCCGGGGCGCGCACCTCGCAGGCCCACGGCCGGGAGGAGAGCGCCGAGAAGCGGTTCAGCGACCTGTCCGACCGCTACCGGCGCACGCGGCTGCGCGCCCAGCGCTACATCGCCCTCTACTTCCCGTTCGTCACCTTCCTCGGCGACATCGCGACCGCCGTGGTCCTGGGTGTGGGCGCCTACCGGGTGGCGTCGGGCACCCTGACGGTGGGCGTCATGGTCGCCTTCCTCCTCTACCTCGGCCTGTTCTTCGCGCCGTTCCAGCAGCTCTCGGTCGTCTTCGACAGCTACCAGCAGGCGCGGGTCGGCGTGCGCAGGATCGGCGAGCTGCTGCGCACGCCGGTGTCGGTACCGGAGGCCGCCACCCCCGTACCGGTCCCGCCCCGGCTGCGCGGCGAGGTGGAACTCGCGGTGGTGGGGTTCGGCTACCCCGGAAGCGAGGAGCCCGCGTTGTCGGACGTGACGCTGCACGTACGGCCCGGCGAGACGATCGCGCTCGTCGGTGCCACAGGCGCGGGGAAGTCGACCGTGGTGAAGCTGATCGCCCGCCTCTACGACGTGACCGCGGGGCGCGTGCTGGTGGACGGCGTCGACGTCCGCGACTACGCACCCGAGGCCTTTCGGCGACGCCTGGGCATTGTGCCGCAGGAGCCGCACCTGTTCACCGGGGACATCGCCGACAACATCCGCTACGGGCGCCCGGACGCCGACGACGCCGAGGTGGAGGAGGCGGTACGGGCGATCGGTGCGCTCGACGCCATCGCCGCACTGCCCGGCGGGTTCCGGCACCGGGTCGGAGAGCGCGGGCAGGGGCTGTCCACAGGGCAGCGGCAGCTGATCGCGCTCGCCCGCGTGGAGCTGGCCGATCCGGACCTCCTGCTCCTCGACGAACCCACCGCCGCCCTCGACCCGGCCACCGAGGCCGCCGTCCTGACCGCCGGGGACCGGCTGGCCCGGTCGCGGACCACGTTCGTGGTCGCCCACCGCCTGGCGTCGGCGGCACGCGCCAACCGCGTCGTCGTGCTCGACCAAGGCCGCGTGGTGGAGGTGGGCCCGCACGACGAACTGTGCGCCCAAGAGGGTCACTACGCCCGCCTGTGGCGCTACGGCACCGACCCCGCCGCCATCGGCTGA
- a CDS encoding lanthionine synthetase LanC family protein, translating into MMTAAEDQVGLARTLYADATESITRDPDFTLLLDHALTAMEFRRALGDDGAPSTAARDSFREAMGLLRSASNVGPWLYRGAAQAGWVAIQLARQHGTEASGLAPIDDIVLQWATAFPDDLDIDLPMGLLGLGVYGLAHPEASFREKLTSGILDVIENRTERDENGLFFRLADSEARRADQSAGCRIIGVAHGAAGLVSYLASVSRSDTSVRPRARALLDDALRWLLSQGSDVNGSVFPHRVEMRYAPSRATWCSGDPGVALALSVAAQATGSPGAASAARRTAEAVIARPDGDCGVMDGCVCHGAAGLCWFGRHMSDRFGIAGAGQFADRWVRYLADQRAAGHLTYFGPEGMVRDASFLEGDAGVALALLYTATGVTPVWEQLVLATPITAGA; encoded by the coding sequence ATGATGACCGCGGCCGAAGACCAGGTGGGGCTCGCCCGGACGCTGTACGCCGATGCCACCGAGAGCATCACGCGCGACCCCGACTTCACCCTGCTGCTCGATCACGCGCTGACCGCGATGGAGTTCCGCCGGGCCCTCGGCGACGACGGGGCGCCGAGCACGGCGGCGCGGGACTCCTTCCGGGAGGCGATGGGGCTGCTGCGGTCCGCGTCCAACGTCGGCCCGTGGCTGTACCGCGGCGCCGCGCAGGCCGGATGGGTCGCGATTCAGCTCGCCCGGCAGCACGGAACCGAGGCGAGCGGTCTGGCCCCGATCGACGACATCGTGCTGCAGTGGGCGACCGCGTTCCCCGACGACCTCGATATCGACCTGCCCATGGGCCTGCTCGGACTCGGCGTCTACGGCCTGGCCCACCCGGAGGCGAGCTTCCGGGAGAAGCTGACGTCGGGCATCCTCGACGTCATCGAGAACCGCACCGAGCGCGACGAGAACGGCCTGTTCTTCCGCCTCGCCGACTCAGAGGCGCGCCGCGCCGACCAGTCCGCCGGGTGCCGCATCATCGGGGTGGCGCACGGCGCCGCCGGGCTCGTCTCCTACCTGGCCTCGGTGTCGCGCTCCGACACGTCGGTCCGGCCGCGCGCCCGAGCGCTGCTCGACGACGCGCTGCGGTGGCTGCTGAGCCAGGGGTCCGACGTCAACGGCTCGGTCTTCCCGCACCGGGTGGAGATGCGCTACGCCCCCTCCCGCGCGACCTGGTGCTCCGGGGACCCCGGGGTCGCCCTCGCGCTGTCGGTCGCCGCCCAGGCCACGGGGTCGCCCGGGGCCGCGTCAGCCGCCCGCCGGACAGCGGAGGCGGTCATCGCCCGCCCCGACGGCGACTGCGGCGTCATGGACGGATGCGTCTGCCACGGCGCCGCCGGACTGTGCTGGTTCGGACGACACATGTCGGACCGCTTCGGCATCGCCGGGGCCGGGCAGTTCGCCGACCGGTGGGTGCGCTATCTGGCCGACCAGCGCGCCGCCGGGCACCTGACCTACTTCGGCCCCGAGGGCATGGTGCGCGACGCGTCGTTCCTGGAGGGCGACGCGGGCGTGGCCCTCGCTCTGCTGTACACGGCCACCGGCGTGACCCCCGTGTGGGAGCAGCTCGTGCTCGCCACCCCGATCACCGCGGGGGCCTAG
- a CDS encoding lantibiotic dehydratase: MLRVPLFSVDEAARMVADEDVADPIATMAVSLAAGPYVRDAAVSGDQRARDTLARYLARMGGRATPYGLFAGTAPVSVGEERDLALGPRDRHRVRVRVDVQALEEAVRAAADAVGPLQWPLRTNPIARADGDVLRFAKSGDASADVVSMRLTPAIAAVLRVLGDGEVIGADIVAALRADNPGFSEDQMAGFLTRLVDGGLIERSLGLIEPGVEPAERAVDLLEAMGATEQADALRTLLADATGVRPLDPALTGTLDAGWRAAASHIPSFAEVKQAQRFDVHPEMDMSAATLDRRSSDDLQRAILRVAALQNGGGAAGGSAFSIDEFRDAFRARYEDAEVPLLSALDLESGVLRSWHRSVSELAVNAGVRAPEESSLPRVNPELLKLYDRWTRDGTPVDIPTDANANERAKASTPNGRRPESVGGTASKERERAENTDANANERAKASTPNGRRPEGVGGTASEERERAENTDANANERAKASTPNGRRPHSVGGTASKEHERAENTDANANERAKASTPNGRRPHSVGGTASEEHERANDTPAASTTGARAALAVLLGDHPEGLHSMLVGGVGRAPHALLARFSLNRDGMRQRLSDAVHGAEEMVGDAVAAGAPSDAPGVFGPGVPTGPNATADADTAGAPDTAPIHAELVYHPGGRIGNVLIRPRLLDDTIALTGASGGTLALDRLLIQLRGDEFRLRDSLTGRPVLVELNTAHNVDFHGLDPVYAVLGHLASSGGVGWSWGALAHLSHLPRVTCGPVVVAPEQWRLARADIRDVLHDPDPAGHLRRLLPGLGDRRWVGVGDYDHVLPIDLRSARSVGAALAKEAKGPDTASVKIIEMPQLEAPAVRGPSGGHVAEAVIPFSPVHRTPPRPGTGADAFDADRGRAWVYFSYFCGQASADAVVTRAKQLADELHRSGAVTDWFFLRYTDGGYHVRVRMRPIDGAARAHVVAAMDALGGALRAEGLIGRSVMDDYIPEVSRYGGADNLAAAERLFTASSDQVAAFLAARPTEELRLYQAVADAVGWCSALFDSTDEQRAFLRLCQSGTSLSFTKKGNPLGKFHRAHDRALRDHLADAQGDEQVAKALAALSSSVRQTLTGRRGWSVFGSALHLHCNRLFAFDAVRLEYLAYELAERRIHQLQALDGVGGKA, encoded by the coding sequence ATGCTGCGCGTGCCGCTGTTCAGTGTCGACGAGGCCGCCCGGATGGTGGCCGACGAGGACGTCGCGGACCCCATCGCGACCATGGCGGTCTCCCTGGCCGCAGGCCCCTACGTACGCGACGCGGCCGTCTCCGGCGACCAGCGCGCCCGCGACACCCTCGCCCGCTACCTGGCCCGGATGGGCGGCCGCGCGACACCCTACGGCCTGTTCGCCGGTACGGCTCCCGTCTCCGTCGGCGAGGAGCGCGACCTCGCGCTGGGGCCACGCGACCGGCACCGTGTCCGGGTGCGCGTCGACGTCCAGGCGCTGGAGGAGGCCGTCCGCGCGGCGGCCGACGCGGTCGGCCCGCTGCAGTGGCCGCTGCGCACCAACCCGATAGCCCGCGCCGACGGCGACGTCCTCCGGTTCGCGAAGTCCGGTGACGCGAGCGCCGACGTCGTCAGCATGCGCCTCACCCCGGCCATCGCCGCGGTCCTGCGCGTCCTCGGCGACGGCGAGGTCATCGGCGCCGACATCGTCGCCGCGCTGCGGGCCGACAATCCCGGGTTCTCCGAGGACCAGATGGCCGGATTCCTCACCCGGCTGGTGGACGGCGGCCTCATCGAGCGGTCGCTCGGACTGATCGAGCCGGGCGTGGAGCCCGCGGAACGCGCCGTCGACCTCCTGGAGGCCATGGGCGCCACCGAACAGGCGGACGCACTGCGCACCCTGCTCGCCGACGCGACCGGGGTCCGTCCCCTGGACCCCGCCCTCACCGGAACGCTCGACGCGGGGTGGCGCGCGGCGGCATCCCACATTCCATCGTTCGCGGAGGTCAAGCAGGCTCAGCGGTTCGATGTCCACCCCGAGATGGACATGTCCGCGGCCACACTCGACCGCCGTTCGAGCGACGACCTGCAGCGGGCGATCCTGCGCGTGGCGGCACTCCAGAACGGCGGCGGCGCGGCCGGCGGTTCGGCGTTCAGCATCGACGAGTTCCGCGACGCGTTTCGGGCGCGCTACGAGGACGCCGAGGTGCCGCTGCTCAGCGCGCTCGACCTGGAGTCGGGCGTCCTGCGCTCATGGCACCGGTCGGTCTCCGAGCTGGCCGTGAACGCCGGTGTCCGAGCCCCTGAGGAATCCTCGCTCCCCCGGGTCAACCCGGAGCTGCTGAAGCTCTACGACCGGTGGACGCGCGACGGCACACCGGTCGACATCCCCACCGACGCGAACGCGAACGAACGAGCGAAAGCGTCGACGCCCAACGGCCGCAGGCCCGAAAGCGTCGGCGGTACAGCGAGTAAGGAGCGTGAGCGCGCAGAAAACACCGACGCGAACGCGAACGAACGAGCGAAAGCGTCGACGCCCAACGGCCGCAGGCCCGAAGGCGTCGGCGGTACAGCGAGCGAGGAGCGTGAGCGCGCAGAAAACACCGACGCGAACGCGAACGAACGAGCGAAAGCGTCGACGCCCAACGGCCGCAGGCCCCACAGCGTCGGCGGTACAGCGAGTAAGGAGCATGAGCGCGCAGAAAACACCGACGCGAACGCGAACGAACGAGCGAAAGCGTCGACGCCCAACGGCCGCAGGCCCCACAGCGTCGGCGGTACAGCGAGCGAGGAGCATGAGCGCGCAAACGACACGCCCGCCGCTTCGACCACCGGCGCCCGGGCGGCGCTGGCGGTCCTCCTCGGCGACCACCCGGAGGGCCTGCACAGCATGCTCGTCGGCGGTGTCGGCCGCGCGCCGCACGCGCTGCTCGCCCGCTTCAGCCTGAACCGCGACGGCATGCGGCAGCGGCTGTCCGACGCGGTGCACGGCGCGGAGGAGATGGTGGGCGACGCGGTGGCGGCGGGCGCCCCCTCCGACGCGCCCGGTGTGTTCGGACCGGGGGTCCCGACCGGTCCGAACGCGACCGCCGACGCCGATACGGCGGGTGCCCCGGACACCGCCCCCATCCACGCCGAGCTCGTCTACCACCCCGGCGGCCGGATCGGCAATGTCCTCATCCGCCCCCGCCTCCTCGACGACACCATCGCGCTGACCGGCGCCTCCGGCGGAACCCTCGCCCTGGACCGGCTGCTGATCCAGCTGCGCGGCGACGAGTTCCGCCTCCGCGACTCCCTGACCGGCCGCCCCGTCCTGGTAGAGCTCAACACCGCTCACAACGTCGACTTCCACGGCCTCGACCCGGTCTACGCGGTCCTCGGCCACCTCGCCTCCTCCGGCGGTGTCGGCTGGTCGTGGGGGGCGCTGGCGCACCTGTCCCACCTGCCCCGGGTGACCTGCGGTCCGGTCGTCGTGGCACCGGAGCAGTGGCGCCTGGCGCGCGCGGACATCCGCGACGTCCTGCACGACCCCGACCCCGCCGGCCACCTGCGTCGGCTCCTCCCCGGCCTGGGCGACCGCCGCTGGGTGGGGGTCGGCGACTACGACCACGTGCTCCCGATCGACCTAAGGTCCGCGCGGTCGGTGGGCGCCGCGCTCGCCAAGGAGGCCAAGGGGCCGGACACCGCGTCCGTCAAGATCATCGAGATGCCGCAGCTGGAGGCCCCGGCCGTGCGGGGGCCGAGCGGCGGCCACGTCGCGGAGGCCGTCATCCCCTTCAGCCCCGTTCACCGCACCCCGCCCCGACCGGGTACCGGAGCCGACGCCTTCGACGCCGACCGCGGCCGAGCGTGGGTGTACTTCTCCTACTTCTGCGGGCAGGCCTCCGCCGACGCCGTCGTCACGCGGGCCAAGCAGCTCGCCGACGAGCTCCACCGCTCCGGTGCGGTCACCGACTGGTTCTTCCTCCGCTACACCGACGGCGGCTACCACGTGCGGGTGCGGATGAGGCCCATCGACGGAGCGGCGCGCGCCCATGTCGTCGCCGCGATGGACGCGCTCGGCGGCGCGCTCCGCGCCGAGGGGCTCATCGGCCGGTCGGTCATGGACGACTACATTCCCGAGGTGTCCCGCTACGGCGGCGCCGACAACCTGGCCGCGGCCGAGCGCCTGTTCACCGCCTCCAGCGACCAGGTGGCGGCTTTCCTGGCCGCCCGCCCCACGGAGGAGCTGCGCCTGTACCAGGCGGTGGCCGACGCGGTCGGCTGGTGCTCGGCGCTGTTCGACTCCACCGACGAGCAGCGCGCGTTCCTCCGCCTCTGCCAGAGCGGCACGTCCCTCTCCTTCACCAAGAAGGGCAACCCGCTGGGCAAGTTCCACCGCGCGCACGACCGGGCACTGCGCGACCATCTGGCCGACGCCCAGGGAGACGAGCAGGTCGCCAAGGCGCTGGCCGCGCTCTCCTCCTCGGTCCGCCAGACCCTGACCGGCCGTCGCGGCTGGTCGGTGTTCGGGTCCGCACTTCACCTGCACTGCAACCGGCTGTTCGCCTTCGACGCCGTCCGTCTGGAGTACCTGGCCTACGAGCTGGCCGAGCGCAGGATCCACCAGCTGCAAGCGTTGGACGGCGTGGGAGGGAAGGCATGA
- a CDS encoding LLM class flavin-dependent oxidoreductase: protein MDRTTATTPTAASATATATPARTPANADPPPPLGLLEYLDLGDHRSVRAKRETAFEAALLAEQVGYQRLWLPEHHSTGVPSPNPLLLAGVLGSHTTRIRIGTAVTLIRVRDPHLTAEDVASAAFFCGDRLDVGFGRGDVAGSAADALAYLRKGGDATDEAIRTVVSVLDDGRDWIDPLDTPYERWLHGAGTRSAELAGEMGFNYCHALFFNVDVDACTRTLNSYRAAFPNGRTAVAAALVANDDPVIARTDSIRAGIKVNCAGTAEQCAAAVCKLLELTGADEVVITEMSRSADDHLRALKEIFGLVAERLGGRPRSAGPADRAATGGEER, encoded by the coding sequence ATGGACAGGACGACGGCGACGACGCCGACGGCGGCCTCGGCGACGGCCACGGCCACACCCGCCCGCACACCCGCGAACGCGGATCCACCGCCGCCCCTCGGCCTTCTCGAATACCTCGACCTCGGCGACCACCGCTCCGTGCGCGCCAAGCGCGAGACCGCCTTCGAGGCCGCTCTCCTCGCCGAGCAGGTCGGATACCAGCGGCTCTGGCTGCCCGAACACCACAGCACCGGCGTGCCGAGCCCCAACCCCCTCCTCCTCGCGGGCGTGCTGGGCAGCCACACCACGCGCATCCGCATCGGCACCGCCGTCACCCTCATCCGCGTCCGCGACCCCCACCTCACCGCCGAGGACGTCGCGTCCGCCGCCTTCTTCTGCGGCGACCGGCTCGACGTCGGATTCGGCCGCGGCGACGTCGCCGGGAGCGCCGCCGACGCGCTCGCCTACCTCCGCAAGGGCGGCGACGCGACCGACGAGGCCATCCGCACCGTCGTTTCGGTCCTGGACGACGGCCGCGACTGGATCGATCCGCTGGACACCCCCTACGAGCGCTGGCTGCACGGAGCGGGGACCCGCTCGGCCGAACTCGCCGGAGAAATGGGATTCAATTACTGCCACGCCCTTTTCTTCAATGTCGATGTGGACGCGTGCACACGCACACTCAATTCCTACCGCGCCGCCTTTCCCAACGGACGCACCGCCGTCGCCGCGGCACTGGTAGCCAATGATGATCCGGTCATCGCGCGCACCGACAGTATTCGCGCCGGAATAAAGGTCAATTGCGCGGGCACCGCGGAACAGTGCGCCGCCGCGGTCTGCAAGCTTCTGGAGCTCACCGGCGCGGACGAGGTCGTCATCACCGAGATGTCCCGCTCCGCCGACGACCACCTGCGTGCGCTGAAGGAGATCTTCGGGCTGGTCGCGGAGCGCTTGGGCGGCCGCCCAAGGTCGGCCGGACCGGCCGACCGAGCGGCGACGGGAGGGGAGGAACGCTGA
- a CDS encoding lipase family protein: MTTPVFEQTITGYSLRSAHGLAQASQLAYQDEDQIKTTTAVWGMPECRFFQVEFEQPFPIDDTQAYVAANDKVVVVAFRGTELAQLRDWLSDANGLLAPDPNGQGMVHMGFNQALDAVYPQVLNAVSEMRGNGQSICITGHSLGGALAMLAAARMRFGDSRLLADGVYTFGQPRTCDPLMARTFDREFKGRMFRFVNNSDIVPQLPPEPLYHHVDEEKYFDADGRLREKKMSLLGGLTDKVKGQTADPMALGTDQIRDHGIARYIANLEKAMG; this comes from the coding sequence ATGACCACGCCTGTCTTCGAGCAGACGATCACGGGGTACTCACTGCGCAGCGCGCACGGGCTCGCACAGGCCTCGCAGCTCGCTTACCAGGACGAGGACCAGATCAAGACCACAACGGCCGTGTGGGGGATGCCCGAGTGCCGGTTCTTCCAGGTGGAGTTCGAGCAGCCGTTCCCAATCGATGACACCCAGGCCTATGTCGCGGCCAACGACAAGGTGGTCGTCGTCGCCTTCCGCGGCACCGAACTGGCGCAGTTGCGCGACTGGCTCTCCGATGCCAACGGCCTCCTGGCCCCGGACCCGAACGGCCAGGGCATGGTGCACATGGGCTTCAACCAGGCCCTGGACGCGGTGTATCCGCAGGTCCTCAACGCCGTATCGGAGATGCGCGGCAACGGCCAGTCGATCTGTATCACCGGTCACAGCCTGGGCGGCGCTCTGGCCATGCTGGCCGCGGCCCGGATGCGTTTCGGGGATTCCCGCCTGCTGGCGGACGGCGTCTACACCTTCGGCCAGCCGCGCACGTGCGACCCGCTGATGGCCAGAACCTTCGACCGCGAGTTCAAGGGACGCATGTTCCGCTTCGTCAACAACAGCGACATCGTTCCCCAGCTCCCGCCTGAGCCGCTCTACCATCACGTCGACGAGGAGAAGTACTTCGACGCCGACGGTCGGCTGCGGGAGAAGAAGATGTCGCTGCTGGGCGGCCTCACCGACAAGGTCAAGGGCCAGACGGCCGACCCGATGGCCCTGGGGACGGACCAGATCCGCGACCACGGCATCGCCCGCTACATCGCCAACCTGGAAAAGGCGATGGGCTGA